One window of the Streptomyces sp. ITFR-21 genome contains the following:
- a CDS encoding MFS transporter, whose protein sequence is MQSADATGRAPASARRAHVTIAMAFAVHGAASGTFATRIPWIKDHLHLSAGQLGLALVCPAIGSSLLMPLAGRLMHRFGSRAALRLLLGLWCVVLPLPALAPGLPWLCLALLVFGASAGMTDVVMNALGVAVEERKGRSIMSGLHGMWSLGTLVGAGIGVPATHADLDARVHLGAVAALLLAVALLVCRAAPDVRPAADEKAPPRFALPPRAALVIGGIGFCGTFAEGGSSDWCAVYLRDVTHASAATAALAYACFSAAMVTTRLLGDLAVRRLGPVATLRAGGVVATAGGTLVVLSDAPVTAIAGFALLGIGVSTVVPLCFAAAGRRGPVPSQAIAGVATVTYTSGLIAPAAIGGIAGASSLTASFTLVTVLALGLVLGAGVVRAPATAVAGSPAPAALPSPTSVD, encoded by the coding sequence ATGCAGAGCGCTGACGCCACCGGGCGCGCCCCCGCCTCCGCCCGCCGGGCCCACGTGACCATAGCCATGGCCTTCGCCGTGCACGGCGCGGCGAGCGGCACCTTCGCCACCCGGATCCCCTGGATCAAGGACCATCTGCATCTGAGCGCGGGCCAGTTGGGTCTGGCCCTGGTCTGCCCGGCGATCGGTTCCTCGCTGCTGATGCCGCTGGCCGGGCGGCTGATGCACCGCTTCGGCTCGCGGGCCGCGCTGCGGCTGCTGCTCGGCCTGTGGTGCGTGGTGCTCCCGCTGCCGGCGCTCGCCCCGGGGCTGCCCTGGCTCTGCCTCGCCCTGCTCGTCTTCGGCGCCAGCGCCGGGATGACGGACGTGGTGATGAACGCGCTGGGGGTCGCCGTCGAGGAGCGGAAGGGCAGGTCGATCATGTCGGGGCTGCACGGCATGTGGAGCCTGGGCACCCTGGTCGGCGCCGGTATCGGCGTGCCGGCCACCCACGCGGACCTCGACGCCCGCGTCCATCTGGGCGCGGTGGCGGCGCTGCTGCTGGCGGTCGCGCTGCTGGTGTGCCGCGCCGCCCCCGACGTACGGCCGGCCGCGGACGAGAAGGCCCCGCCGCGCTTCGCGCTGCCGCCGCGCGCCGCCCTGGTGATCGGCGGCATCGGCTTCTGCGGCACCTTCGCCGAGGGCGGCAGCTCCGACTGGTGCGCGGTGTACCTGCGGGACGTCACGCACGCCTCAGCGGCGACGGCCGCGCTGGCGTACGCCTGCTTCTCGGCCGCGATGGTGACCACCCGGCTGCTGGGCGACCTCGCGGTCCGGCGGCTGGGCCCGGTGGCCACCCTGCGCGCCGGCGGGGTGGTCGCGACCGCCGGCGGCACGCTGGTGGTGCTCTCGGACGCGCCGGTGACCGCGATCGCCGGTTTCGCACTGCTCGGCATCGGGGTCTCCACAGTGGTGCCGCTGTGCTTCGCGGCGGCCGGCCGGCGAGGCCCGGTGCCGAGCCAGGCGATCGCCGGGGTGGCGACGGTCACCTACACCTCGGGACTGATCGCCCCGGCCGCCATCGGCGGTATCGCCGGGGCGAGTTCGCTGACCGCGTCCTTCACCCTGGTCACGGTGCTGGCGCTGGGCCTGGTGCTGGGCGCGGGGGTGGTACGGGCGCCGGCCACGGCGGTCGCCGGCTCCCCGGCGCCCGCCGCGCTGCCGTCCCCCACGTCGGTGGACTGA
- the ribD gene encoding bifunctional diaminohydroxyphosphoribosylaminopyrimidine deaminase/5-amino-6-(5-phosphoribosylamino)uracil reductase RibD → MATATETDAMYRAVALSARALGATAPNPVVGCVILDPSGAVAGEGWHRRAGGPHAEVHALLAAGERARGGTALVTLEPCNHTGRTGPCAQALIAAGLARVVYAVADPSPVAAGGGQTLRAAGVDVASGLLAAEAEAVNTAWLTAVRKGRPHVRWKYAATLDGRIAAADGSSRWITSPQARADVHRLRAESDAVVVGSGTLLADDPHLAVRGVDGAVQPLRVVVDTRARTTLGARVLDDAAPTLIAVAEDADTAHLPGVDTVRLPPGDDGGLRIPALLAELHRRGVRSVLLEGGPTLAGAFVAAGAVDAVTGYLAPALLGSGRAALGRAGIRTIADALRLDVTDVVRLGPDLRVTAVPTATQES, encoded by the coding sequence GTGGCCACCGCCACGGAAACCGACGCGATGTACCGCGCCGTCGCGCTGTCGGCTCGCGCGCTCGGCGCCACCGCGCCCAATCCCGTCGTCGGGTGCGTGATCCTGGACCCGTCCGGCGCCGTCGCCGGCGAGGGCTGGCACCGCCGGGCGGGCGGCCCGCACGCCGAGGTGCACGCACTGCTCGCCGCCGGGGAACGCGCCCGGGGCGGCACCGCGCTGGTCACCCTCGAACCCTGCAACCACACCGGCCGTACCGGCCCCTGCGCCCAGGCGCTGATCGCGGCCGGACTCGCCCGGGTCGTCTACGCGGTCGCCGACCCCAGCCCGGTCGCGGCCGGCGGCGGGCAAACGCTGCGGGCCGCGGGGGTGGACGTGGCGAGCGGGCTGCTCGCCGCCGAGGCGGAGGCGGTCAACACCGCCTGGCTCACCGCGGTCCGCAAGGGCCGCCCCCATGTGCGCTGGAAGTACGCCGCCACCCTCGACGGCCGGATCGCCGCCGCCGACGGTTCCAGCCGCTGGATCACCTCCCCGCAGGCGCGGGCCGACGTGCACCGGCTGCGCGCCGAGTCCGACGCGGTGGTGGTCGGCTCCGGCACCCTGCTCGCCGACGACCCCCACCTGGCCGTCCGCGGCGTCGACGGGGCCGTCCAGCCGCTGCGGGTCGTGGTGGACACCCGGGCCCGTACCACCCTCGGCGCCCGGGTGCTGGACGACGCCGCCCCGACCCTGATCGCCGTCGCCGAGGACGCCGACACCGCGCACCTGCCCGGCGTGGACACCGTCCGGCTGCCGCCCGGCGACGACGGCGGACTGCGCATCCCCGCCCTGCTGGCCGAACTGCACCGCCGCGGGGTGCGCTCGGTGCTGCTGGAGGGCGGTCCGACGCTCGCCGGGGCGTTCGTCGCGGCCGGCGCGGTCGACGCCGTCACCGGCTACCTCGCCCCCGCCCTGCTCGGCTCCGGCCGCGCCGCCCTCGGCCGGGCAGGAATCAGGACCATCGCGGACGCGTTGCGGCTCGACGTGACCGATGTCGTGCGCCTCGGTCCCGACCTGCGCGTCACCGCCGTCCCCACCGCAACTCAGGAGAGCTGA
- the ribH gene encoding 6,7-dimethyl-8-ribityllumazine synthase → MSGKGAPELTVENSGGLRVAVIAAQWHTQVMDGLVDGAVRALRELGIEEPTLLRVPGSFELPVAAKVLAGRGYDAVVALGVIIRGGTPHFEYVSQGVTAGLTQVSVDTGVPVGFGVLTCDTEQQALDRAGLPGSAEDKGHEAVTAAVATAAVLRSAAEPRR, encoded by the coding sequence GTGAGCGGTAAGGGCGCCCCCGAGCTGACCGTGGAGAACAGCGGCGGTCTGCGTGTCGCGGTGATCGCGGCCCAGTGGCACACCCAGGTGATGGACGGCCTCGTCGACGGGGCCGTCCGCGCCCTGCGCGAACTCGGCATCGAGGAGCCGACCCTGCTGCGGGTGCCGGGCAGCTTCGAACTGCCCGTCGCCGCCAAGGTGCTGGCCGGCCGCGGCTACGACGCGGTCGTGGCACTCGGGGTGATCATCCGCGGCGGCACCCCGCACTTCGAGTACGTCTCGCAGGGCGTCACCGCGGGCCTGACCCAGGTCAGCGTGGACACCGGCGTCCCGGTCGGCTTCGGCGTACTGACCTGCGACACCGAGCAGCAGGCCCTGGACCGGGCCGGACTGCCCGGCTCCGCCGAGGACAAGGGCCACGAAGCGGTCACCGCGGCCGTCGCCACCGCCGCCGTCCTGCGCTCGGCCGCCGAACCTCGGCGCTGA
- the hisG gene encoding ATP phosphoribosyltransferase, with protein MLRIAVPNKGSLSAPAAAMLHEAGYRQRKESKELVMVDAENDVEFFYLRPRDIAIYVSSGRLDIGVTGRDLLLDSGANAEEILKLGFARSTFRYAARPGTAGSVQDLGGMTVATSYEGVVEKHLADNGVDAAVVHLDGAVETAIKLGVAEVIADVVETGTSLRNAGLETFGEPIMESEAVVIRRVGAGAEDTKVQQFLRRLQGVLVARRYVMMDYDIRVEQVERAVALTPGLESPTVSPLHHEGWVAVRAMVPTADAQRIMDELYDLGARAILTTGIHAARL; from the coding sequence ATGCTGCGCATCGCCGTCCCCAACAAGGGCTCACTGTCCGCACCGGCGGCGGCCATGCTGCATGAGGCCGGGTACCGGCAGCGCAAGGAGTCCAAGGAACTGGTGATGGTCGACGCGGAGAACGACGTCGAGTTCTTCTACCTGCGCCCGCGCGACATCGCCATCTACGTCAGCTCCGGCCGGCTCGACATCGGCGTCACCGGCCGCGACCTGCTGCTGGACTCCGGGGCCAACGCCGAGGAGATCCTCAAGCTCGGCTTCGCCCGCTCCACCTTCCGCTACGCGGCCAGGCCCGGCACCGCCGGCAGCGTGCAGGACCTCGGCGGGATGACGGTCGCCACCTCCTACGAGGGCGTGGTCGAGAAGCACCTCGCCGACAACGGCGTGGACGCCGCCGTGGTGCACCTCGACGGCGCCGTGGAGACCGCGATCAAGCTCGGCGTCGCCGAGGTCATCGCCGACGTGGTGGAGACCGGTACCTCGCTGCGCAACGCCGGTCTGGAGACCTTCGGCGAGCCGATCATGGAGTCCGAGGCCGTCGTCATCCGCCGGGTCGGCGCCGGGGCCGAGGACACCAAGGTGCAGCAGTTCCTGCGCCGCCTGCAGGGCGTCCTGGTCGCCCGGCGCTACGTGATGATGGACTACGACATCCGCGTCGAGCAGGTCGAGCGGGCGGTCGCCCTGACCCCCGGCCTGGAGTCGCCCACCGTCTCGCCGCTGCACCACGAGGGCTGGGTCGCGGTCCGCGCCATGGTCCCCACCGCCGACGCCCAGCGGATCATGGACGAGCTGTACGACCTCGGCGCCCGCGCCATCTTGACCACCGGCATCCACGCCGCCCGGCTGTGA
- a CDS encoding helix-turn-helix domain-containing protein gives MNRPELADFLRRCRTRLSPADVGLAEGARRRTPGLRREEVAQLAGMSVDYYTRLEQGRGSRPSRQMLAAIARALRLSVDERNHLFHLSGEEPPREAVGSGYVRPGLLLVLDRLHDTPAQVITDFGDILAQNLMAAALFGDISARPPLARNIIRRMFTEPQTLALYPAEDHERLARNHVAGLRALLAARPDDPRPAALAAELRAASPLFARLWEDHQVAVWRTDVKRVLHPVVGELVLDCEVLLSADHDQRLVVHSARPGTESHERLRLLHVVGLQNLAVG, from the coding sequence GTGAACCGACCGGAACTCGCCGACTTCCTGCGCCGCTGCCGCACCCGTCTGAGCCCGGCCGACGTGGGCCTCGCCGAGGGCGCCAGACGGCGCACCCCGGGGCTGCGCCGGGAGGAGGTGGCCCAGCTGGCCGGCATGTCGGTGGACTACTACACCCGGCTGGAGCAGGGCCGCGGCTCCCGCCCCTCACGGCAGATGCTGGCCGCGATCGCCCGCGCGCTGCGGCTGAGCGTGGACGAGCGCAACCACCTGTTCCACCTGTCGGGCGAGGAACCGCCCCGGGAGGCGGTGGGCAGCGGGTACGTCCGCCCCGGGCTGCTGCTGGTGCTGGACCGGCTGCACGACACCCCGGCCCAGGTGATCACCGACTTCGGCGACATCCTGGCGCAGAACCTGATGGCCGCCGCGCTGTTCGGCGACATCTCGGCGCGCCCGCCGCTGGCCCGCAACATCATCCGGCGGATGTTCACCGAACCCCAGACGCTCGCGCTGTACCCGGCCGAGGACCACGAGCGGCTGGCCCGCAACCACGTGGCCGGGCTGCGGGCGCTGCTCGCCGCCCGGCCCGACGATCCGCGGCCGGCCGCGCTGGCGGCCGAACTGCGCGCGGCCAGCCCGCTGTTCGCCCGGCTGTGGGAGGACCACCAGGTGGCGGTGTGGCGTACCGACGTCAAGCGCGTCCTGCACCCGGTGGTCGGCGAGCTGGTGCTGGACTGCGAGGTGCTGCTGAGCGCCGACCACGACCAGCGGCTGGTCGTGCACAGCGCCCGTCCGGGCACCGAGTCCCACGAGCGGCTGCGGCTGCTGCACGTGGTGGGTCTGCAGAATTTGGCAGTCGGCTGA
- a CDS encoding ROK family transcriptional regulator: MTVTRAHPGRNASPRTARAINDRLALRLLQEEGPLTAGQLKELTGMSRPSVADLVERLQESGLIEVVGEAGEARRGPNARVYGIVAGRAYVAGLDVRIESIGVEIADLLGRPAARAVLPVTEDAAPERIVEDGIALLQDTARKAGAAAGLHTVVFGAPGLVDPVTGRLSSSGALPAWHGDLVDEVRKRLGVPVLLENEVNLAAVAEQRSRPAGEPDTFVLLWIGGGVGAGVVLDGRLRRGVSGGAGEVGFLPLSLTGELPTATDCDNGYHGLVGSRAVCALARAHGFAAGAAGDAAAAGEAVRAAVAAGPAGRPFLAELAARIAVGAAAICAVLDPGRVVLAGEVGQGGGPLLAALVDEQLARLSPLRTTVLTTAVEGMAILRGAVVTALDAAQEVLFAPAG, encoded by the coding sequence ATGACCGTGACCCGCGCGCACCCCGGGCGCAACGCGTCGCCGCGTACCGCCCGCGCCATCAACGACCGGCTCGCGCTGCGCCTGCTCCAGGAGGAAGGGCCGCTCACCGCCGGGCAGCTGAAGGAACTCACCGGCATGTCCCGGCCCAGCGTGGCCGACCTCGTCGAGCGGCTCCAGGAGTCCGGGCTGATCGAGGTGGTCGGCGAGGCGGGTGAGGCCCGGCGCGGCCCCAACGCGCGGGTCTACGGGATCGTCGCCGGCCGGGCGTATGTCGCCGGGCTCGACGTGCGGATCGAGAGCATCGGGGTGGAGATCGCCGACCTGCTCGGCCGCCCGGCCGCCCGCGCGGTGCTGCCGGTAACCGAGGACGCGGCGCCGGAGCGGATCGTCGAGGACGGGATCGCGCTGCTCCAGGACACCGCGCGGAAGGCCGGCGCTGCCGCCGGGCTGCACACCGTCGTCTTCGGCGCCCCCGGTCTGGTCGACCCGGTCACCGGGCGGCTCAGCTCCTCCGGGGCGCTGCCGGCCTGGCACGGCGACCTGGTGGACGAGGTCCGCAAGCGGCTCGGGGTGCCGGTGCTGCTGGAGAACGAGGTCAACCTGGCGGCGGTGGCCGAGCAGCGGAGCCGCCCGGCGGGGGAGCCGGACACCTTCGTGCTGCTGTGGATCGGCGGCGGCGTGGGCGCGGGGGTCGTGCTCGACGGGCGGCTGCGGCGCGGGGTCTCCGGCGGCGCCGGCGAGGTGGGGTTCCTGCCGCTGTCCCTGACCGGGGAGCTGCCGACCGCGACGGACTGCGACAACGGCTACCACGGACTGGTCGGCAGCCGCGCGGTCTGCGCGCTGGCCCGCGCACACGGCTTCGCGGCGGGGGCGGCGGGCGACGCGGCGGCGGCCGGGGAGGCGGTGCGGGCCGCAGTTGCGGCGGGGCCCGCCGGCCGGCCGTTCCTGGCGGAGCTGGCGGCGCGGATCGCGGTCGGTGCCGCGGCGATCTGCGCGGTGCTCGACCCCGGGCGGGTCGTCCTGGCCGGCGAGGTGGGGCAGGGCGGCGGCCCGCTGCTCGCCGCCCTCGTCGACGAGCAACTGGCCCGGCTCTCGCCGCTGCGCACCACGGTCCTGACCACTGCGGTGGAGGGCATGGCGATCCTGCGGGGCGCGGTGGTCACGGCGCTGGACGCGGCGCAGGAGGTCCTGTTCGCCCCGGCCGGCTGA
- a CDS encoding riboflavin synthase: MFTGIVEELGEITAVENLGDASRFTVRGPVVTEDAKHGDSIAVNGVCLTVVEYEDGAFTADVMAETLNRSSLGALVPGSRVNLERPMALGGRLGGHLVQGHVDGTGTVLERVPAEHWEIVRIALPAGLARYVVEKGSITVDGISLTVVDAAADHFTVSLIPTTLALTTLGIKQPGDPVNLEVDVIAKYVERMLLPDPDAADGAGAR, translated from the coding sequence GTGTTCACCGGAATCGTCGAAGAACTGGGTGAGATCACCGCCGTCGAGAACCTCGGCGACGCCTCCCGCTTCACCGTCCGCGGCCCCGTCGTCACCGAGGACGCCAAGCACGGCGACTCCATCGCCGTCAACGGCGTCTGTCTGACCGTGGTCGAGTACGAGGACGGCGCGTTCACCGCCGACGTGATGGCCGAGACGCTGAACCGCTCCAGCCTCGGCGCGCTCGTCCCCGGCTCCCGGGTCAACCTGGAGCGCCCGATGGCGCTCGGCGGACGGCTCGGCGGTCACCTCGTCCAGGGCCACGTGGACGGCACCGGCACCGTACTGGAGCGCGTCCCGGCCGAGCACTGGGAGATCGTCAGGATCGCGCTGCCCGCCGGACTCGCCCGCTACGTCGTGGAGAAGGGCTCCATCACGGTCGACGGCATCAGCCTCACCGTGGTGGACGCCGCAGCCGACCACTTCACCGTCAGCCTGATCCCCACCACCCTCGCGCTGACCACCCTCGGCATCAAGCAGCCCGGCGACCCGGTCAACCTCGAAGTCGACGTCATCGCCAAGTACGTGGAGCGCATGCTGCTGCCGGACCCCGACGCCGCCGACGGGGCCGGTGCCCGGTGA
- a CDS encoding bifunctional 3,4-dihydroxy-2-butanone-4-phosphate synthase/GTP cyclohydrolase II gives MSAVTVLQDEHDEHDGREGHDGHDRHDSWYDDTDLVLDPVERAIADIAAGRPVVVVDDENRENEGDLVVAAEKITPQIVAFMMSECRGLVCVPMEPAELDRLELPQMVQANTESMRTAFAVSVDASAAHGVTTGISAADRAATIRLLTEPGAVATDFVRPGHVFPLRARSGGVLARPGHTEAGVDLARLAGLRPAAAIVEIAREDGTMARLPDLFPFARKHGLAIISIEDLIAYRRATEPAASPQTGTTTPPAPAVRREASTALPTVHGDFRAYGYRAADDGVEHVALVAGDIGDGHDVLVRVHSECLTGDVFGSQRCDCGPQLQAALRKVSEAGRGVVLYLRGHEGRGIGLMSKLRAYELQERGRDTLDANLELGLPADARDYGAAASILADLGVRSLRLMTNNPAKTGALIRYGLDVRGSEPMPVTPGEHNLRYLRTKRDRMGHDLPWLDPAGR, from the coding sequence ATGAGCGCCGTGACCGTACTGCAGGACGAGCACGATGAACATGACGGACGCGAGGGACACGACGGGCACGACCGGCACGACTCCTGGTACGACGACACCGACCTGGTGCTCGACCCGGTGGAACGCGCCATCGCCGACATCGCCGCCGGCCGGCCCGTCGTGGTCGTCGACGACGAGAACCGGGAGAACGAGGGCGACCTGGTGGTCGCCGCCGAGAAGATCACCCCGCAGATCGTCGCCTTCATGATGAGCGAGTGCCGCGGACTGGTCTGCGTGCCCATGGAGCCAGCCGAACTGGACCGGCTGGAGCTGCCGCAGATGGTCCAGGCCAACACCGAGTCGATGCGGACCGCCTTCGCCGTGTCGGTGGACGCGAGCGCCGCGCACGGGGTGACCACCGGGATCTCCGCCGCCGACCGGGCCGCCACCATCCGGCTGCTCACCGAACCCGGCGCCGTCGCCACCGACTTCGTCCGCCCCGGGCACGTCTTCCCGCTGCGCGCCCGGTCCGGCGGGGTGCTCGCCCGCCCCGGCCACACCGAGGCCGGGGTGGACCTGGCCCGGCTCGCCGGACTGCGGCCCGCCGCCGCCATCGTGGAGATCGCCCGCGAGGACGGCACCATGGCCCGGCTGCCGGACCTCTTCCCGTTCGCCCGCAAGCACGGCCTGGCGATCATCTCCATCGAGGACCTGATCGCCTACCGTCGCGCCACCGAGCCCGCCGCGAGCCCGCAGACCGGCACCACCACGCCGCCGGCCCCCGCCGTCCGCCGCGAGGCCAGCACCGCGCTGCCCACCGTCCATGGCGACTTCCGGGCCTACGGCTACCGCGCCGCCGATGACGGCGTGGAGCACGTCGCGCTGGTGGCCGGCGACATCGGCGACGGCCACGACGTCCTGGTCCGGGTGCACTCCGAGTGCCTGACCGGCGACGTCTTCGGCTCGCAGCGCTGCGACTGCGGCCCGCAGCTGCAGGCCGCGCTGCGCAAGGTCAGCGAGGCCGGCCGCGGCGTGGTGCTGTACCTGCGCGGCCACGAGGGGCGCGGCATCGGCCTGATGTCCAAGCTGCGCGCCTACGAGCTCCAGGAGCGCGGCCGCGACACCCTCGACGCCAACCTGGAACTCGGCCTGCCCGCCGACGCCCGCGACTACGGCGCCGCCGCGAGCATCCTCGCCGACCTCGGGGTCCGCTCACTGCGGCTGATGACCAACAACCCGGCCAAGACCGGCGCCCTGATCCGGTACGGCCTGGACGTACGGGGGAGCGAGCCGATGCCGGTCACCCCCGGGGAGCACAATCTGCGCTACCTGCGCACCAAGCGCGACCGGATGGGCCACGACCTGCCGTGGCTCGACCCGGCCGGCCGCTGA
- a CDS encoding phosphoribosyl-ATP diphosphatase, with product MANKTFEELFTELQHKAATGDPGTSRTAELVGKGVHAIGKKVVEEAAEVWMAAEYEGAAATAEEISQLLYHVQVMMVARGISLDDVYAHL from the coding sequence ATGGCCAACAAGACATTCGAGGAGCTCTTCACCGAGCTCCAGCACAAGGCCGCCACCGGCGACCCCGGCACGTCCCGTACGGCGGAACTCGTCGGCAAGGGCGTGCACGCGATCGGCAAGAAGGTGGTCGAGGAGGCCGCCGAGGTGTGGATGGCCGCCGAGTACGAGGGCGCCGCCGCCACCGCCGAGGAGATCTCCCAACTGCTCTACCACGTTCAGGTGATGATGGTCGCCCGGGGCATCTCCCTGGACGACGTGTACGCCCACCTGTAA